One part of the Dyadobacter sp. 676 genome encodes these proteins:
- a CDS encoding glycine zipper family protein: MKAVISMLLAASILTACNTQSDKQEAQLKAQQKTIDSLKAAMEKQAIIDSMNNVMAQRQEAEKWEEMDRNEAINHSKAVASAPVPAAPAKKKWSHTAKGAVVGAGTGAITGAIINKKRGEGALIGSLIGAGVGAGTGAIVDHSVKKRKQQ; this comes from the coding sequence ATGAAAGCTGTTATCTCGATGTTACTTGCTGCTTCCATTCTGACAGCATGTAATACGCAGTCCGACAAGCAGGAAGCACAGTTGAAAGCACAACAAAAAACCATCGATTCGCTGAAAGCAGCGATGGAAAAGCAGGCCATAATCGACTCCATGAACAACGTTATGGCGCAACGGCAAGAAGCCGAAAAGTGGGAAGAAATGGACAGAAATGAGGCAATAAACCACAGTAAGGCCGTTGCTAGCGCCCCTGTGCCAGCGGCTCCGGCCAAAAAGAAATGGAGCCATACGGCCAAAGGAGCGGTGGTAGGGGCCGGTACTGGCGCGATCACCGGCGCAATCATTAACAAGAAGAGAGGCGAAGGGGCGCTGATCGGTAGCCTCATCGGTGCCGGCGTGGGCGCGGGTACAGGGGCCATCGTCGACCACAGCGTCAAGAAACGTAAGCAACAATAA
- a CDS encoding BNR-4 repeat-containing protein, translated as MTVAKKSRPSSGSYLTLISIIQYLTVLTSLTLLTTVALAQDDRFAEAEIIMKKANGFRGIWYMNQPSNDEYVYKYSGGLAVYPANHRPFAIYARRVDKTFFCFGGTDNANSSLMHNVSYFDHRTGKVANPLTILDKKTTDAHDNPVISIDDRGYIWVFSTSHGTTRPSYIHKSRRPYDISDFGLVNATELVDGKPQPFVNFSYFQVYAVKGKGFIALFTKYNKAGQRVIGYNTTADGVHWNEWKVLAHIEEGHYQISTERNGKIGVAFDYHPKGKGLNYRTNLHYLETSDFGKTWQNIEGETAQLPLTSPQNPAIVHDYASEKRNCYLLDITFDQQNKPAILVIASKGYEAGPANGPREWTLYRPGKQGWEHHIVTTSDNNYDMGSIYHVSKDSWRVVGPGVDGPQAYNPGGEVAMWRSDDGGRQWALERQLTRNSPRNHSYVRKPVHAQDGFYAIWADGHGRKPSESFIYFSNVNGDVYKLPRNGKAAMLRPEPMK; from the coding sequence ATGACTGTCGCAAAAAAATCCCGCCCGTCTTCCGGATCATACCTGACCCTCATATCGATAATACAATACCTGACCGTCCTTACTTCCCTGACACTTCTGACCACCGTCGCGTTAGCCCAGGACGACCGTTTCGCCGAAGCGGAAATCATCATGAAAAAAGCCAACGGCTTCCGCGGAATCTGGTACATGAATCAGCCCTCGAACGACGAGTACGTTTACAAATACAGCGGCGGGCTGGCGGTTTACCCGGCCAATCACCGGCCATTTGCTATTTATGCAAGACGGGTGGACAAGACCTTCTTCTGTTTCGGAGGTACCGATAACGCTAATTCGAGTTTAATGCACAATGTCTCCTACTTCGATCACCGAACCGGCAAGGTAGCCAATCCGCTGACGATTCTTGACAAAAAAACCACCGACGCACACGATAACCCGGTGATTTCCATCGACGACCGCGGCTACATCTGGGTTTTCTCGACTTCCCACGGCACTACCCGCCCCTCTTACATTCACAAAAGCAGGAGACCTTACGATATCAGCGACTTCGGGCTTGTTAATGCGACGGAACTTGTCGACGGCAAGCCGCAGCCATTCGTCAATTTTTCCTACTTTCAGGTCTACGCGGTAAAGGGAAAAGGCTTTATTGCGCTTTTTACCAAATACAACAAAGCCGGCCAGCGCGTGATCGGGTACAATACGACCGCGGACGGCGTGCATTGGAACGAATGGAAAGTGCTGGCGCACATCGAGGAAGGACATTACCAGATCAGCACGGAGCGAAACGGGAAAATCGGTGTGGCATTTGACTATCATCCCAAAGGCAAGGGCCTGAATTACCGGACGAACCTGCATTACCTCGAAACATCGGATTTTGGGAAAACCTGGCAAAATATAGAAGGCGAAACGGCGCAATTGCCACTAACGAGTCCACAGAATCCCGCTATCGTGCACGACTACGCAAGCGAAAAGAGGAACTGCTACCTGCTTGACATTACCTTCGACCAGCAAAACAAACCTGCCATCCTGGTCATTGCCAGCAAAGGCTACGAAGCCGGCCCGGCCAATGGCCCGCGCGAATGGACATTGTACCGGCCGGGCAAGCAAGGCTGGGAACACCACATTGTGACCACTTCCGACAACAACTACGATATGGGTTCGATTTACCATGTTTCCAAAGACAGCTGGCGGGTGGTCGGGCCTGGCGTCGATGGCCCGCAGGCCTACAATCCGGGGGGAGAAGTGGCGATGTGGCGGAGCGATGACGGCGGCAGGCAATGGGCCCTGGAAAGGCAACTTACCCGGAACAGCCCTAGGAACCACTCGTACGTACGCAAGCCTGTGCATGCGCAAGACGGGTTTTACGCGATCTGGGCGGACGGACATGGCCGGAAACCGTCGGAGTCGTTCATTTATTTTTCCAATGTCAATGGCGACGTATACAAATTGCCGAGAAATGGCAAAGCGGCCATGCTGAGGCCGGAACCAATGAAATGA
- a CDS encoding dihydrofolate reductase family protein, which yields MRRIVTNTFMTLDGIIQAPGGPEEDRTGGFELGGWSFNYWDDVMGQVMGEGMSQPYDLLLGRKTYEIFAAHWPFLENDPTADQFNACRKYVATQTLKDATWQNTTLLNGDTVEQVKALKSGEGADLQVHGSCDFIQTLLRHNLIDEMNIWIFPLVIGHGKKLFADGTVPSNLKLTKHTVSGTGVIITTYVPDGEVKPGSFALDEPNELEKKRREGIS from the coding sequence ATGAGAAGGATCGTCACCAACACATTCATGACATTAGATGGCATTATCCAGGCGCCAGGTGGCCCGGAGGAAGATCGTACCGGCGGCTTCGAGTTGGGCGGATGGTCGTTCAATTACTGGGACGATGTGATGGGTCAGGTGATGGGAGAGGGAATGAGCCAGCCCTACGACCTGCTGCTAGGCCGCAAAACTTACGAGATTTTCGCCGCACACTGGCCATTTCTGGAAAACGACCCGACGGCCGACCAGTTCAACGCATGCCGTAAATACGTGGCTACGCAAACCCTGAAAGATGCTACCTGGCAGAACACCACATTACTCAACGGCGACACCGTGGAGCAGGTTAAAGCCCTCAAATCCGGCGAAGGGGCCGATTTGCAGGTGCACGGAAGTTGCGATTTCATACAGACGCTACTCCGGCACAACCTGATCGACGAAATGAATATCTGGATCTTTCCGCTCGTAATCGGTCATGGTAAAAAGCTGTTCGCGGACGGAACGGTGCCTTCGAATCTGAAATTGACTAAACACACGGTATCGGGTACCGGCGTAATTATCACGACCTATGTGCCCGACGGCGAGGTTAAACCAGGCTCTTTTGCATTGGACGAACCCAACGAGCTGGAAAAAAAGCGACGCGAAGGGATTTCGTAG
- a CDS encoding methyltransferase domain-containing protein produces MAWNPDTYNRFKSERSAPFYDLLSLLKVRPGLEVIDLGCGTGELTANLADRLPDSRVLGVDSSEEMLGNSRQVGGSTLSFECIAIENQLGRSQRWDVVFSNAALQWVPDHEALFPQIISKIKPGGQLLVQMPAQYHNLTNRLLDELARETPYAEAYHGWNRVSPVLEIDRYAEILFENGGKAIQVFEKIYPLVPDDVDALLTWVSGTALIPYLERLSEPLKRRFREDYRALLARHFPKAPVFYPFKRILIAAEF; encoded by the coding sequence ATGGCCTGGAACCCCGACACCTATAACCGGTTCAAATCCGAACGCTCGGCGCCGTTTTACGATCTGCTGTCGCTGCTGAAAGTGCGGCCCGGCCTGGAAGTGATCGACCTGGGGTGCGGTACCGGCGAGCTGACCGCGAATCTGGCCGACCGGCTGCCCGACTCCCGGGTGCTGGGTGTGGATTCGTCGGAGGAAATGCTCGGGAATTCGCGCCAGGTCGGCGGAAGTACTTTAAGCTTTGAATGCATTGCTATTGAAAATCAGTTAGGTAGGTCGCAGCGATGGGATGTCGTGTTTTCCAATGCGGCCCTGCAATGGGTACCGGACCATGAGGCGTTGTTTCCGCAAATCATTTCCAAAATAAAACCCGGCGGGCAGCTGCTGGTGCAAATGCCGGCCCAGTATCACAACCTGACCAACCGGCTGCTCGACGAGCTCGCCCGGGAAACACCTTATGCGGAGGCGTATCACGGCTGGAACCGCGTTTCGCCGGTGCTCGAAATCGACCGTTACGCCGAAATCCTCTTCGAAAACGGCGGCAAAGCCATTCAGGTTTTTGAGAAGATATACCCACTCGTGCCCGACGACGTCGACGCGCTGCTCACCTGGGTCTCCGGCACCGCGCTGATACCCTACCTGGAACGCCTGTCCGAACCCCTGAAAAGGCGCTTCCGGGAAGATTACCGCGCACTACTGGCCCGGCACTTCCCGAAGGCGCCTGTTTTTTACCCATTTAAGAGGATATTGATTGCGGCGGAGTTTTGA
- a CDS encoding NAD(P)H-binding protein: MKYIITGSLGNISLPITQNLLKAGHEVTVISSNPAKKEQIERLGAKAAIGSVRDAAFLESAFDGGDIAYLMIPSDFSLDNYAAFQIEVADKYLRAVQTSGITRIVLLSSVGAHLRKGAGPIDALGYLEEKLAAISGLHVKILRPSYFFNNLYSQISLIKNASIAGSNFGNTEEKLVLVDTDDIAKIATEQLLSPFTEAQTITYISSDERHPSEIAAVLGAAVGKEGTPWVTFSDEDSYNGMRQAGLNESFAGLYRDMGQALRNGKMQEDYWKNREEIKGTFKLEDFAKRFAAAYQA; encoded by the coding sequence ATGAAATATATCATCACAGGGTCACTAGGCAACATTAGCCTGCCCATTACGCAGAATCTCCTTAAAGCCGGCCATGAAGTAACTGTAATCAGCAGCAATCCGGCCAAAAAAGAACAAATTGAACGCCTGGGCGCAAAGGCCGCTATTGGTTCCGTCCGGGACGCGGCGTTCCTGGAAAGCGCATTTGACGGCGGTGACATCGCTTACCTGATGATCCCGAGCGATTTCTCCCTGGACAACTATGCCGCGTTTCAGATTGAAGTGGCGGACAAATATCTGCGGGCCGTTCAAACTTCGGGCATTACGCGCATCGTACTCCTGAGCAGCGTAGGCGCACACCTGCGCAAGGGCGCGGGGCCTATCGACGCCCTGGGCTACCTGGAAGAAAAGCTGGCGGCGATTTCCGGCCTTCATGTGAAAATCCTTCGTCCCTCCTACTTCTTCAATAACCTCTATTCGCAAATCAGCCTGATCAAAAATGCCAGCATTGCAGGCAGCAATTTTGGCAATACCGAAGAAAAACTGGTGCTTGTGGATACCGACGACATCGCCAAAATAGCTACCGAACAACTCCTTTCCCCGTTTACCGAAGCGCAAACCATCACCTACATTTCCAGCGACGAACGCCACCCGTCCGAAATCGCGGCGGTGCTGGGCGCGGCGGTCGGTAAGGAAGGTACGCCGTGGGTTACTTTCTCCGACGAAGATTCCTACAACGGAATGCGGCAGGCCGGTTTAAACGAAAGCTTCGCGGGCCTCTACCGCGACATGGGCCAGGCGCTGCGGAACGGCAAGATGCAGGAAGATTACTGGAAAAACCGTGAGGAAATTAAAGGGACTTTCAAGCTGGAAGATTTCGCGAAGCGTTTTGCCGCGGCGTATCAGGCGTAA
- a CDS encoding helix-turn-helix domain-containing protein: MTKIKENSTYNANREIVMQECPVTYVMHKIGGHWKPIILYHLLAGPKRYSEIRKSMPHITEKMLIQHLKQLENDRLLIREAKPVVPPYVTYTLTEGGRELESVINAMAEWAYRDMKRNNSPEPVEMAM; this comes from the coding sequence ATGACTAAAATCAAGGAAAACTCGACCTACAATGCAAATCGGGAGATTGTAATGCAGGAATGCCCTGTTACCTATGTAATGCATAAGATCGGCGGCCATTGGAAACCGATCATTTTGTACCATTTGCTGGCAGGTCCCAAGCGGTACAGCGAAATCAGGAAGTCGATGCCGCACATCACCGAAAAGATGCTGATCCAGCATTTGAAACAGTTAGAAAATGACCGATTGCTCATCCGCGAGGCGAAACCGGTCGTACCGCCTTATGTTACCTACACCCTTACGGAGGGTGGACGGGAGCTCGAATCGGTGATCAACGCGATGGCCGAATGGGCTTACCGCGATATGAAGCGGAACAACTCGCCCGAGCCTGTGGAAATGGCCATGTAA
- a CDS encoding DUF6157 family protein, which produces MKVHTTNYENAFIEVAEDCPAAGGEVPPMKSDSKTVAAIQYEMISKNPYKFTSDDVIFQVFAERKDLTESELEEARKQFFSRGQACMRASPLTKRYGWGVHHDENGKIALYACDSPEYKKFIEESSVKKVKAMRSSR; this is translated from the coding sequence ATGAAAGTCCATACCACCAATTACGAAAACGCGTTCATCGAAGTCGCCGAAGACTGCCCCGCAGCGGGCGGCGAAGTTCCTCCGATGAAGAGTGATTCCAAAACCGTGGCGGCTATCCAGTATGAAATGATCAGTAAGAACCCGTACAAATTCACGTCCGACGATGTGATTTTTCAGGTTTTCGCGGAGCGTAAAGATTTGACGGAAAGCGAGCTGGAAGAAGCCAGGAAGCAGTTTTTTTCAAGAGGCCAAGCTTGTATGCGTGCCTCGCCTTTGACCAAACGGTACGGTTGGGGCGTTCATCACGACGAAAACGGAAAAATCGCGTTGTATGCCTGCGACAGTCCCGAATACAAAAAATTTATCGAGGAGAGCAGCGTGAAAAAAGTAAAGGCGATGAGGTCGAGCCGGTAG
- a CDS encoding dihydrofolate reductase family protein yields the protein MRKIILDLAVSLDGFIEGPNGEIDWITMDDSVGSGLVDFLSGIDAIFYGRVSYDLWGQYQPPAEASDPEKQLWEAVHSKEKYVFSHTAVGDGKATFIHAGLAERVHEIRQRPGKDIWLYGGGLLITTFINLDLIDAYRLAIYPVILGEGKPVFDNIKRRVNLELRAVKGSDTGITYLEYARKG from the coding sequence ATGCGAAAAATCATTCTGGATCTGGCCGTCAGTCTCGACGGTTTTATTGAAGGTCCCAACGGCGAAATCGACTGGATCACAATGGACGACAGCGTAGGAAGCGGCCTGGTGGATTTTCTGTCGGGTATCGACGCCATTTTTTACGGGCGCGTCAGCTACGACCTCTGGGGCCAATACCAGCCGCCCGCCGAGGCTTCCGACCCGGAAAAGCAGCTTTGGGAAGCGGTGCACAGCAAGGAGAAATATGTTTTTTCGCATACCGCGGTCGGCGACGGCAAAGCGACGTTCATCCATGCCGGCCTGGCGGAACGCGTTCATGAGATCCGGCAAAGGCCCGGCAAGGATATATGGCTCTATGGCGGCGGCTTGCTGATCACGACCTTTATCAATCTGGACTTAATCGACGCCTATCGCCTTGCAATTTACCCCGTAATCCTTGGTGAAGGAAAACCGGTATTCGACAATATCAAAAGGAGGGTCAACCTGGAACTCAGGGCCGTCAAGGGGAGCGATACCGGCATCACGTACCTTGAATATGCGAGAAAGGGGTGA
- a CDS encoding M81 family metallopeptidase — MKITLSLIVSFLLAGTQILCFADNAKKSKALPRIAIAGLGIESSTFSPARTEEPAFKAKYGEQIFTSYPFMAADSSLRKRAEWFPALVGKSLPGGMVTREAYESLVKQTLDLLKKNAPYDGLYFDIHGAMSVEGLDDPEGDLITRIREVIGKKVLISTCMDLHGNVSWRLAQHTDLITCYRMAPHEDAMESKRRAVANLLSRLESGKGKPAYKAWIPVPILLPGEKTSTRIEPGKSLYAKVAPASVQPGVIDAAMWVGYAWADEPRNHAVVMVTGDDKAKVTETAEMLAKSFWDVRKEFAFVAPTDDLKGALNKALASNKHPFFISDSGDNPTAGGAGDVTWTITEILKRPELRAENGPSLIYASIPGPELVEAAVKAGVGGKIDAYAGAKVDARFAPPVRLTGTVEAIHHGDVNAETEVVVKVGSVHVIVTKKRKPYHKEADFTRLGLNPRKSDIVVVKIGYLEPELYNMRADWILSLTPGGVDQDLERLPYKRIQRPMFPLDKDMKDPDLKAKLVPSSDSL; from the coding sequence ATGAAAATTACACTTTCCCTGATCGTTTCTTTCCTTCTGGCAGGGACACAAATTTTGTGTTTTGCCGACAACGCAAAAAAATCCAAAGCACTTCCCCGCATTGCCATTGCCGGACTCGGAATCGAGTCGAGTACGTTTTCGCCCGCCCGTACCGAAGAACCGGCGTTCAAAGCCAAATATGGCGAGCAGATTTTTACCTCCTACCCGTTTATGGCCGCCGATTCCAGCTTGCGCAAACGTGCGGAATGGTTTCCTGCCCTGGTGGGAAAATCGCTGCCAGGCGGTATGGTGACGCGGGAGGCGTATGAGTCGCTGGTAAAACAGACCCTCGATTTGCTCAAAAAGAACGCCCCGTACGACGGCTTGTACTTCGACATTCACGGCGCAATGAGCGTCGAAGGACTGGATGATCCCGAAGGCGACCTCATCACGCGCATACGCGAGGTGATCGGCAAAAAAGTGCTCATTTCTACTTGTATGGACCTGCACGGCAATGTGTCGTGGCGCCTCGCACAGCATACCGACCTCATTACCTGCTACCGGATGGCCCCTCACGAAGATGCGATGGAATCCAAACGCCGGGCCGTCGCCAACCTGCTCTCACGCCTCGAAAGCGGCAAAGGCAAACCGGCCTACAAAGCCTGGATTCCGGTACCGATCCTACTCCCGGGAGAAAAAACTAGCACCCGCATCGAACCTGGCAAATCGCTGTATGCGAAAGTCGCCCCGGCTTCGGTACAACCTGGCGTCATCGATGCGGCCATGTGGGTGGGCTATGCGTGGGCCGACGAGCCACGTAACCACGCGGTGGTGATGGTGACGGGCGACGATAAAGCCAAAGTGACCGAAACCGCCGAAATGCTGGCTAAAAGCTTCTGGGATGTCCGAAAGGAATTTGCATTCGTGGCACCTACCGACGACCTGAAAGGCGCATTGAACAAGGCCCTTGCCAGTAACAAACACCCGTTCTTCATCAGCGACTCGGGCGATAACCCTACGGCTGGTGGCGCTGGCGACGTAACCTGGACGATCACCGAAATCCTGAAACGTCCTGAACTCAGAGCGGAAAATGGCCCGTCGCTCATTTATGCATCCATTCCAGGTCCTGAACTCGTGGAGGCGGCCGTAAAAGCCGGCGTCGGCGGAAAGATCGACGCGTATGCGGGCGCGAAGGTAGATGCGCGGTTTGCGCCGCCGGTACGCCTCACAGGAACGGTGGAAGCGATTCACCACGGCGACGTCAACGCTGAAACCGAAGTAGTGGTGAAAGTAGGCAGTGTCCATGTGATCGTGACCAAAAAGCGGAAACCCTACCACAAAGAGGCCGATTTCACCCGGCTGGGCCTGAACCCGCGCAAATCGGATATTGTCGTCGTGAAAATCGGCTACCTCGAACCGGAACTATACAATATGCGCGCCGACTGGATTCTGTCGCTCACTCCGGGCGGTGTGGACCAGGATTTGGAGCGGTTACCTTACAAACGCATCCAACGCCCGATGTTCCCGTTGGACAAGGATATGAAAGACCCTGATTTAAAAGCCAAACTGGTACCGTCGTCGGACAGTTTGTAG
- a CDS encoding PDDEXK nuclease domain-containing protein, whose protein sequence is MILENLPVDYGDFLDRIKSEIRLARFKVNLSANSALLQIYWQIGCWILHQQNRSEWGAKVIDKLSQDLRKEFPDMQGLSARNLKYMRQFAAIYPDPEFVQAALAQIPWYHHITLLDKVKSHEERLFYINEAHKNGWSRDVMVAQIDSGYFKRKGKAISNFSSALPSPQSDLVQQITKDPYIFDFLNLTDLCQEKELEDALTDHVMKFLLELGAGFAFLGKQVHIEVGDQDFYIDLLFYHVKLHCYVVVELKKGKFMPEYAGKLNFYLSVADDQLKSENDQPSIGLLICQDKNGVIAEYALRDLSKPIGISQYQLIDSIPQNLKASLPSIKTIEQEIGQAKRSPRKQAR, encoded by the coding sequence ATGATACTCGAAAACTTGCCCGTTGACTACGGCGATTTTCTGGATCGGATTAAATCCGAGATCCGGCTGGCAAGATTTAAGGTAAACCTGTCTGCTAATTCGGCGTTGCTTCAAATTTATTGGCAAATCGGCTGCTGGATACTCCACCAGCAGAACCGCTCCGAATGGGGGGCTAAGGTAATCGACAAGCTGTCGCAAGACCTCCGAAAGGAATTTCCGGACATGCAAGGTCTGTCGGCCAGAAACCTTAAATATATGCGGCAATTCGCCGCCATTTACCCCGACCCTGAATTTGTGCAAGCGGCGCTTGCACAAATTCCCTGGTACCATCACATTACTTTGCTCGATAAGGTTAAAAGTCACGAGGAACGGCTCTTTTACATTAATGAAGCGCACAAAAACGGTTGGTCACGCGATGTGATGGTTGCTCAAATTGACTCCGGCTATTTCAAACGGAAAGGAAAAGCAATTTCCAATTTCAGTTCCGCATTGCCTTCTCCACAATCCGACCTTGTCCAACAGATCACCAAGGACCCATACATTTTTGACTTTCTTAACCTAACTGATTTGTGTCAGGAAAAAGAACTCGAAGATGCCTTGACCGATCATGTGATGAAATTTCTGCTGGAACTGGGCGCAGGTTTTGCGTTTCTTGGAAAGCAGGTTCATATCGAAGTCGGGGACCAGGATTTTTACATAGATCTGCTCTTTTATCATGTCAAATTGCATTGTTATGTCGTGGTGGAACTTAAAAAAGGAAAGTTTATGCCCGAATACGCGGGGAAGCTCAATTTTTACCTTTCTGTGGCAGACGATCAGTTGAAGTCAGAAAATGACCAGCCAAGCATCGGGTTATTAATTTGCCAGGATAAGAATGGGGTGATCGCTGAATATGCCTTGCGTGATCTTTCGAAACCAATAGGCATCTCGCAATACCAGTTAATCGACTCGATCCCCCAAAACCTTAAAGCGTCGCTCCCGTCGATCAAAACAATCGAACAAGAAATAGGCCAGGCAAAACGATCGCCTCGGAAGCAGGCCAGATGA
- a CDS encoding glycoside hydrolase family 71/99-like protein encodes MKLLHLLLFVSILSFGCKGGDEDSGRQEPKPVEEVTYDESRSLFKSYKGLVMAGYQGWFTAEGDGAGRGWHHYQKAGKFEPGFASIDFWPDVTEYTTTYNTAFKHADGEPARVYSPYDEESVDLHFKWMKEHGIDGVYMQRFVSEVKGESGKRHFNKVLANALKASKKYGRAISIMYDLSGSNSDDMDFIVRDWEELQRQFKLFDGRENPTYLRHNGRPLLAIWGVGFNDGRKYTIADIQKLMDKVKGPTKKASILLGVPYYWRELGRDTENSPLLHAVIRQADIIMPWAVGRYNASSYTSVAGMNLPADITWCKTNKIDYVPLVFPGFSWGNLKNDKSLYNQIPRNKGEFLWQQIAGAKMSGAEALYVAMFDEVDEGTAIFKTLKEGQTPLNADGKFIGIEPELATDYYLWLVGQGANWFHGASGYSSVKPTRK; translated from the coding sequence ATGAAACTACTCCATCTCCTACTCTTCGTTTCAATCCTCTCGTTCGGTTGCAAGGGCGGCGATGAGGATTCCGGGCGCCAAGAGCCGAAACCTGTTGAAGAGGTTACATACGACGAATCGCGTTCGCTGTTCAAAAGTTACAAAGGCCTCGTCATGGCCGGTTACCAGGGCTGGTTCACGGCCGAAGGTGATGGCGCGGGCCGGGGCTGGCACCATTATCAGAAAGCCGGCAAGTTCGAGCCGGGCTTCGCTTCCATCGATTTCTGGCCGGATGTGACGGAATATACCACGACTTATAACACCGCATTCAAACATGCCGATGGTGAACCGGCCAGGGTTTACAGTCCCTACGACGAGGAAAGTGTGGACTTGCATTTCAAGTGGATGAAAGAACATGGTATCGACGGCGTATATATGCAAAGGTTTGTATCGGAAGTGAAAGGTGAAAGCGGTAAGCGACACTTCAATAAGGTGCTGGCCAACGCGCTGAAAGCTTCCAAAAAGTACGGCCGGGCGATCAGCATCATGTACGATCTAAGCGGTTCCAATTCGGATGACATGGATTTTATCGTCCGGGATTGGGAAGAGCTGCAACGACAGTTCAAGCTTTTCGATGGCCGGGAAAACCCTACTTACCTGCGGCACAATGGCCGCCCGTTGCTGGCAATCTGGGGAGTGGGCTTCAACGACGGCCGGAAATACACGATTGCCGACATTCAGAAGCTGATGGATAAGGTGAAAGGTCCGACCAAAAAGGCCTCCATTCTTCTTGGTGTGCCCTACTACTGGCGCGAGCTCGGCCGCGACACCGAAAATTCCCCGTTACTACACGCGGTTATCAGGCAGGCCGACATTATCATGCCCTGGGCCGTGGGCCGTTACAATGCATCGAGCTACACGAGCGTCGCCGGAATGAACCTGCCTGCCGACATTACCTGGTGCAAAACGAATAAAATCGATTACGTACCGCTCGTTTTTCCCGGATTCAGTTGGGGGAACCTCAAAAACGACAAATCGCTGTACAATCAGATCCCGCGCAATAAGGGCGAGTTTCTGTGGCAACAGATTGCTGGCGCCAAAATGTCCGGAGCCGAAGCATTGTACGTTGCCATGTTCGACGAAGTGGATGAAGGCACCGCCATTTTTAAAACACTGAAAGAAGGCCAAACGCCGCTGAATGCCGACGGAAAATTCATAGGCATCGAACCCGAGCTCGCCACCGACTATTACTTGTGGCTGGTGGGACAAGGAGCGAATTGGTTTCATGGCGCAAGCGGATATAGCAGCGTAAAACCAACTCGTAAATAA
- a CDS encoding DUF3823 domain-containing protein has protein sequence MTIKGETKLDFKVQPYIRVKDASIEKVGTKVIAKFKLQQTVMNNVRKIGLYAHPEPSVGEPMRVAMAEQEINGAIDPNKVYQLEIDLPSNSNVLKAGNQYFFRAGALIDAPESKFNYAKAVRVEL, from the coding sequence GTGACCATTAAAGGTGAAACGAAACTGGATTTCAAGGTGCAGCCTTACATTCGTGTGAAGGACGCCAGCATCGAAAAGGTGGGAACGAAAGTGATTGCCAAATTCAAATTGCAGCAGACTGTGATGAACAATGTAAGAAAAATCGGATTGTACGCCCATCCGGAACCGTCCGTAGGCGAGCCTATGCGCGTAGCAATGGCCGAACAGGAAATCAATGGCGCAATCGACCCGAACAAGGTATACCAGCTCGAAATCGACCTGCCTTCGAACAGCAATGTGCTGAAAGCCGGAAATCAGTATTTCTTCCGCGCCGGAGCCCTTATCGACGCGCCGGAATCGAAGTTTAACTACGCGAAGGCGGTTAGGGTGGAATTGTGA
- a CDS encoding DUF3823 domain-containing protein — translation MNRILPYTSALLLFFGVTACSVDNYPAPDSQLYGTFLDIETNEPVEQDIIRGSTIEYIEHGYASQTKQTMIVKNDGTYRNNLIFANTYTIAPVRGNFVPMAPPGGDH, via the coding sequence ATGAACCGCATACTCCCCTACACCTCCGCCCTGCTGCTGTTTTTCGGCGTGACGGCGTGCAGCGTCGACAACTACCCGGCGCCCGATTCGCAATTATACGGCACATTTCTCGATATCGAGACCAACGAGCCTGTTGAGCAGGACATTATCCGGGGCAGTACCATCGAGTACATCGAACATGGTTACGCTTCGCAGACCAAGCAGACGATGATCGTTAAAAACGACGGCACCTACCGCAACAACCTGATCTTCGCGAATACGTATACGATCGCGCCCGTACGCGGGAATTTCGTACCGATGGCCCCCCCAGGAGGTGACCATTAA